The following are from one region of the Rosistilla carotiformis genome:
- the ispE gene encoding 4-(cytidine 5'-diphospho)-2-C-methyl-D-erythritol kinase: MLANQPPAVEILTPAKLNLFLELRERRADGFHELETVMVAINRFDRVRMAFTETDDVHVDCHWLPNQAVVVHRYRGAQTVAALPSSQHNLVTRTLEQFRQRFSIAKGFRATVAKTIPAGAGMGGASSDAAAALRAAAQLCDIAPHEPRLLQLAGEMGSDIPFFFGASDGPMTAAIATGRGEQIASIPVGGKLHFVVVHPPASVSTVEVYRRCQVPPEPVSATAMLAAMVSGRAARIAGQLLNRLADPSRATSDWIDRVLTAIRRTSVLGYQVTGSGSACFGICPNAATASRIAHQLQATGVGIAFAAESVQIANPSRDLGSFL; the protein is encoded by the coding sequence ATGCTCGCAAACCAACCCCCTGCGGTTGAGATCTTGACCCCCGCCAAGCTGAACCTGTTTCTGGAACTGCGAGAGCGTCGTGCCGATGGATTCCATGAACTCGAAACGGTCATGGTGGCGATCAATCGCTTCGATCGTGTCCGTATGGCGTTTACCGAAACCGACGACGTGCACGTCGATTGCCATTGGCTTCCAAATCAGGCCGTGGTCGTCCATCGCTATCGGGGTGCACAAACCGTCGCCGCGTTGCCAAGCTCACAACACAACCTCGTGACCCGAACGTTGGAACAATTCCGCCAAAGGTTCTCTATCGCCAAAGGTTTTCGCGCAACCGTCGCCAAAACGATCCCCGCCGGGGCGGGAATGGGAGGCGCCAGCAGCGACGCCGCCGCCGCATTGCGAGCTGCCGCGCAGCTGTGTGACATCGCCCCACATGAGCCTCGCTTGCTTCAACTGGCTGGCGAAATGGGAAGCGATATCCCGTTCTTCTTTGGGGCCTCCGATGGCCCGATGACAGCGGCAATAGCCACCGGCCGAGGCGAACAAATCGCGTCGATCCCCGTTGGCGGAAAACTGCACTTTGTCGTCGTCCATCCACCGGCAAGCGTTTCAACGGTAGAGGTCTATCGCCGTTGCCAGGTTCCGCCTGAGCCGGTCTCTGCGACGGCGATGCTTGCCGCGATGGTCTCCGGACGCGCCGCGCGGATCGCCGGTCAACTACTCAACCGGCTGGCCGATCCATCCCGTGCGACCAGCGACTGGATCGATCGGGTGCTTACCGCAATTCGTCGGACATCGGTTTTGGGATACCAGGTCACCGGCAGTGGTTCAGCGTGTTTTGGGATTTGTCCGAACGCGGCCACCGCTTCTCGCATCGCGCACCAATTGCAAGCCACTGGTGTCGGCATCGCATTCGCAGCGGAATCGGTTCAGATTGCCAACCCTTCGCGGGATCTGGGATCATTTTTATAG
- a CDS encoding SpoVG family protein — translation MEITEVRVKLMENSEDRLRAFCSITFDSCFVIRDLKIIDGMNGPFVAMPSRKLTGHCNRCGHKNYLRAPYCNQCGTKQRSGGENDGPQKLYADVAHPINSECREQIQRHVIEEFELELQRAQQPGYRSRYDDDFDSDNVDVAAYAEPQAKNLPEKLPPPAPHFHQRPDGQTSSQRGGGGNDDSFGAGVF, via the coding sequence GTGGAAATCACCGAAGTACGTGTCAAGTTGATGGAAAACTCAGAGGATCGCTTGCGGGCATTCTGCTCGATCACGTTTGATTCCTGTTTTGTGATTCGCGATCTGAAAATCATCGACGGCATGAACGGCCCTTTTGTTGCGATGCCCAGCCGCAAACTGACAGGCCACTGCAACCGATGCGGCCACAAGAACTACCTGCGAGCTCCATACTGCAACCAGTGCGGAACCAAACAACGTAGCGGCGGCGAAAACGACGGCCCGCAAAAACTGTACGCCGATGTCGCCCATCCGATCAATTCGGAGTGCCGTGAACAGATCCAACGGCACGTGATCGAAGAATTCGAGCTGGAACTTCAGCGGGCCCAACAGCCCGGGTACCGTTCGCGTTACGACGACGACTTCGACAGCGACAACGTCGATGTGGCCGCCTATGCCGAACCGCAGGCGAAGAATTTACCGGAAAAGCTGCCGCCGCCGGCACCTCATTTCCACCAACGCCCCGACGGACAAACCAGTTCGCAGCGTGGTGGCGGTGGCAATGACGACAGCTTTGGCGCCGGCGTTTTTTAG
- a CDS encoding DUF4974 domain-containing protein — MKAKTIATLVITSFFIQGASNEGIAQSSLAPAVDANPFYEPPLATPPDPFSKPARPESPTSDDSKDGFDANQSTPPTAAGTDNEPVTGKRIEAALQARVDAQFIDEPLENVATVLSDKVGIPILINRRALDDIGLSSDIPLDSNIQNVRLESALSIVLDSVDLTYTIESEHLVITTHDDANTKLLTRIYWSQETGLQADYNSVEMLIAIVDPDTWEQLGGPSVIRAIKTESGSSSGFVVTTTLVTHRKLQRLLDMIATGPKEKVIALESKIVYPGLAPN; from the coding sequence ATGAAAGCCAAAACGATCGCGACGCTTGTGATTACATCCTTCTTCATCCAGGGAGCATCGAACGAGGGAATCGCGCAATCCTCGCTCGCCCCCGCTGTGGATGCCAACCCTTTCTACGAACCTCCGTTAGCGACGCCGCCCGACCCGTTTTCGAAACCCGCCCGCCCCGAGTCTCCAACGTCGGACGATTCGAAAGACGGGTTCGATGCTAACCAATCGACTCCACCGACAGCAGCGGGAACTGACAATGAACCGGTGACTGGCAAGAGAATTGAGGCGGCGTTGCAAGCACGTGTCGATGCACAATTCATCGACGAACCGCTCGAAAACGTTGCGACCGTCCTATCGGACAAGGTGGGGATTCCCATCCTCATCAACCGTCGCGCCTTGGATGATATCGGCTTGTCCTCCGATATTCCATTGGACTCCAACATCCAGAATGTCCGTCTAGAATCGGCACTCTCGATCGTTCTCGACAGCGTCGACCTGACCTACACAATTGAAAGTGAACACCTTGTCATCACGACGCACGACGACGCCAACACGAAGCTTTTAACGCGGATTTATTGGTCGCAAGAGACGGGACTGCAGGCGGATTACAATTCGGTCGAGATGCTGATTGCGATCGTCGACCCCGACACGTGGGAGCAATTGGGCGGCCCCAGCGTGATTCGCGCAATTAAAACCGAAAGTGGTTCGTCGAGTGGATTTGTGGTCACCACCACCCTTGTCACCCACAGAAAGCTGCAGCGATTGTTGGACATGATCGCGACAGGCCCTAAGGAAAAAGTGATCGCCCTGGAGAGCAAGATCGTCTACCCCGGACTGGCCCCTAACTGA
- a CDS encoding DMT family transporter, whose amino-acid sequence MLAPAQSSDRRRAIVALVLVNSLWGLSFPMMKCLNMQVDEHFSVTHLTASSMLRTSAAAWMIGIRFGIALLLYLVFFRNTLRQVQMAHLLAGAAIGAVFVLGLILQVVGLGTIPASRSGFLTSLVVVVTPIISAILKRQIPRPTVIAGALLALFGVAILAGVIELRQGRIGLAPDMRQTWTIGDWLTLLSVFFFSAQILLLDRFGKCYESIAFTPSMFATTALLALIVYAGLQPYVPESAAGGWTGLAAQPSFYFMISLLCAIPSFLAFAWMNKYQPMISAGQAAVIYTLEPVFASLWAMTLPTTLSRCCTIAYANETFSLPLVIGGALVLAANALALWPQGDANRTE is encoded by the coding sequence ATGCTCGCCCCCGCCCAATCGAGTGATCGACGACGTGCCATCGTCGCATTGGTGCTGGTCAACAGCCTGTGGGGGCTTTCGTTTCCAATGATGAAGTGCCTGAACATGCAGGTCGACGAGCACTTTTCGGTGACACATCTCACCGCATCGTCGATGTTGCGCACCTCCGCGGCCGCCTGGATGATCGGGATCCGGTTTGGAATCGCACTCCTGCTGTACCTTGTCTTTTTTCGCAACACGCTGCGCCAAGTGCAGATGGCCCATCTCTTGGCCGGGGCGGCAATCGGTGCCGTCTTTGTGCTGGGGTTGATTTTGCAAGTCGTTGGCCTGGGAACGATCCCCGCCTCGCGAAGTGGCTTCCTGACCAGCCTGGTCGTCGTGGTCACACCAATCATCTCCGCGATCCTCAAACGGCAGATACCGCGGCCAACCGTAATCGCCGGTGCGCTGCTGGCATTATTCGGTGTCGCCATCCTCGCGGGAGTGATCGAACTTCGCCAAGGGCGGATCGGCCTCGCTCCCGACATGCGACAAACCTGGACGATCGGGGACTGGTTGACCCTCCTTTCGGTCTTCTTTTTCAGCGCACAAATTTTACTGTTGGATCGATTCGGCAAATGCTACGAATCGATCGCGTTCACGCCCAGCATGTTTGCCACCACCGCACTGCTTGCGTTGATCGTATACGCGGGCTTGCAGCCCTACGTTCCCGAATCGGCCGCTGGCGGCTGGACGGGGCTCGCCGCGCAACCGTCCTTCTATTTTATGATCAGCCTTCTCTGCGCGATCCCGTCGTTTCTCGCCTTTGCATGGATGAACAAGTACCAACCGATGATCTCCGCGGGGCAAGCCGCCGTGATCTACACGCTCGAACCAGTCTTCGCTTCGCTTTGGGCGATGACCTTGCCGACAACGCTCAGCCGATGCTGCACGATCGCCTACGCCAACGAGACGTTCAGCCTGCCACTGGTCATCGGCGGCGCACTGGTCTTGGCGGCGAATGCCCTGGCGCTGTGGCCCCAAGGCGACGCCAACCGCACAGAGTGA
- a CDS encoding Na/Pi symporter — MDIVAPEESAEHSQSASDHGTWRQWLLVAGLVYVLICAVGLIGSGFKTATGSQAKEMFEFATNPFAGLVVGTVATALIQSSSTVTSIIVGLVAGGLPVSVAVPMVMGANIGTSITNTIVSLGHVREKKEFARAFSAATVHDFFNLLSVVIFLPLEIAFGFLEKIGSALAGVFVVGDSSMNSMNFVKAATAPVVDSFKNAAANLGTTGGGIALILVGIVLIFLSIHFVGKLLKTLMVGKAKELMHAAIGKGPISGICSGTFVTILVQSSSTTTSLMVPLAGSGAFGLKEIYPFTLGANIGTCITALLAATAVDGNTSAALQIAFIHLTYNVLGVAVIYGIPLLRYLPVKAAEWLGDTASENKMVALVYVLGVFFVIPGMCLGVSSML, encoded by the coding sequence ATGGACATTGTGGCACCGGAAGAAAGCGCCGAGCATTCTCAATCGGCGTCGGACCACGGTACATGGCGGCAGTGGCTGCTGGTTGCCGGACTTGTCTATGTTCTCATCTGCGCTGTCGGTCTGATCGGATCGGGCTTTAAGACCGCGACCGGTAGCCAAGCGAAAGAGATGTTCGAATTTGCCACGAATCCGTTTGCCGGTTTGGTGGTCGGAACGGTGGCGACGGCGTTGATTCAGTCCTCTTCGACGGTCACGTCGATCATTGTCGGTTTGGTTGCCGGCGGTTTGCCCGTCTCGGTCGCCGTGCCGATGGTGATGGGGGCGAACATTGGCACGTCGATCACGAACACGATCGTTTCGTTGGGACACGTCCGTGAGAAGAAAGAGTTTGCGCGGGCGTTTTCCGCGGCGACGGTTCACGACTTTTTCAACCTTCTGTCGGTTGTGATTTTTTTGCCGCTGGAGATAGCGTTTGGGTTCCTTGAGAAAATTGGCAGCGCGCTAGCGGGAGTCTTTGTCGTCGGCGATTCGTCGATGAACAGTATGAATTTTGTCAAAGCAGCGACCGCGCCGGTCGTCGATTCGTTCAAGAACGCCGCGGCCAATCTGGGGACCACCGGAGGCGGGATCGCGTTGATTCTTGTCGGGATCGTGCTGATCTTTCTGTCGATTCACTTCGTCGGCAAGCTGCTGAAGACCTTGATGGTTGGGAAGGCGAAAGAGTTGATGCACGCCGCGATTGGCAAGGGCCCGATCTCGGGCATCTGCTCGGGAACATTCGTCACGATTCTTGTGCAATCGTCGTCGACAACCACTTCGTTGATGGTGCCGCTGGCCGGTTCGGGGGCGTTTGGTTTGAAGGAGATCTATCCGTTCACTCTGGGTGCCAATATCGGTACCTGCATCACCGCACTATTGGCGGCCACGGCGGTCGATGGCAACACGTCGGCGGCACTGCAGATCGCCTTCATCCACTTGACCTACAACGTGCTTGGGGTAGCGGTCATCTATGGAATTCCACTGCTTCGCTATCTGCCCGTCAAGGCGGCGGAGTGGTTGGGGGATACCGCTTCGGAAAACAAAATGGTCGCGTTGGTCTACGTCTTGGGCGTGTTCTTTGTCATCCCGGGCATGTGCCTTGGTGTCAGTAGCATGCTGTAA
- a CDS encoding metallophosphoesterase family protein codes for MTGESFRFIHASDFHLERPLGDLDEVPQHLREAMAGASWKAAATVFETAVLENVDFVLLSGDLFHPITAGPRGMAMLVEQFEQLHQQNIQVFWTTGQVDDLAKLGDGLALPPNVTVFPKDRSEQAYVRRAGDTIAVVVGRSNDGRSGLHVPSFRHDPVEEFTIALGYGSSDATALAEGRFDYWALGGEHQRRSLEGAAGVGANYCGSPQGRSLAETGAHGFHLVDIDADGSSRVHFVESDSFRYINVELGGADLGTSSDLRSLLSQRIARLQHENGDRHLLVGWEIHLGADSPMGAGDPTELLSWLRREFGHGSPAAWSVKLDVIAPPQFPQSWLDEDTILGDFLRAAGTHRKTGGRDLQLNSLTEEHEGLPPAMAAVLTEADPASRAATLDHATLLGVELLRGGKPKLAMAGDGKEYR; via the coding sequence ATGACTGGTGAATCCTTTCGATTTATACATGCCAGCGACTTTCATCTAGAACGCCCATTGGGCGACTTGGACGAAGTACCCCAGCATCTGCGTGAAGCGATGGCGGGCGCTAGCTGGAAGGCAGCCGCCACCGTCTTTGAAACCGCGGTTCTCGAAAACGTCGATTTCGTCCTACTCTCGGGTGACCTGTTCCATCCGATCACCGCGGGCCCGCGTGGCATGGCGATGCTGGTCGAACAGTTTGAACAGCTACATCAACAAAACATCCAAGTCTTCTGGACGACCGGGCAGGTCGACGACCTTGCCAAATTGGGCGACGGGCTCGCCTTGCCCCCGAACGTAACCGTCTTTCCCAAGGACCGCTCCGAACAAGCCTACGTGCGTCGCGCCGGCGACACGATCGCCGTCGTGGTCGGTCGCAGCAACGACGGACGCAGCGGGTTACATGTGCCCAGTTTCCGGCACGACCCGGTCGAAGAGTTCACCATCGCGCTCGGCTATGGCAGCAGCGATGCAACCGCACTAGCCGAAGGCCGCTTCGATTATTGGGCACTCGGCGGCGAACATCAACGTCGTTCGCTGGAGGGTGCCGCAGGCGTTGGCGCCAACTATTGCGGATCGCCTCAGGGCCGCAGTTTGGCCGAAACCGGAGCACATGGCTTCCATTTGGTCGACATCGACGCCGATGGCAGCAGCCGCGTTCACTTTGTCGAATCGGACAGCTTCCGCTACATCAACGTGGAACTGGGCGGCGCCGACCTGGGGACCAGCAGCGACTTGCGCAGCCTGTTGTCCCAACGGATCGCGCGGCTTCAACACGAGAACGGCGACCGACACCTGTTGGTCGGCTGGGAAATTCATTTAGGGGCCGATTCGCCGATGGGCGCTGGCGATCCGACGGAACTGTTGTCTTGGTTGCGTCGCGAATTTGGACACGGCAGTCCGGCGGCTTGGTCGGTCAAACTGGACGTCATCGCGCCGCCCCAATTTCCGCAATCGTGGCTCGACGAAGACACCATCCTGGGCGATTTCCTGCGTGCCGCCGGAACCCATCGCAAGACAGGCGGACGCGATTTGCAATTGAATTCGTTGACCGAAGAACATGAGGGACTGCCGCCAGCGATGGCAGCGGTCTTGACCGAAGCGGATCCCGCCAGCCGGGCGGCGACCTTGGACCACGCGACACTGTTGGGGGTGGAATTGCTGCGAGGCGGCAAACCAAAGTTAGCGATGGCAGGTGACGGCAAAGAGTATCGATAG
- the fliG gene encoding flagellar motor switch protein FliG produces MEKSKFETSLRRCAVLLMSLSTKAATIVMSRLTTAQVEAISLEIARMESVGGAEQEDVMHEFMGTKTSALNVSCGGLNLAKELIRQAMGNDADPVIQRIEQSIEQKPFAFVRRIEPRNLIQFVQDEHPQTIALILSHLPEGYCAEVLSGLDPEKQLEVIQRIAVVGSADTLAMADLERGLEMRLASLVNGTNLHVGGVEHVAGILNVSERSVERTIMEALAEEEPELVDEIRHLMFVFEDIAKMGDKDIQSLLKNVEASKWACALKGCSEPLVNKVMKNMSSRAADNLREEMGFLGAVRVSDVEAAQQGIVDMVRTLEDAGEISRPTGEEEEEFVS; encoded by the coding sequence TTGGAAAAATCAAAGTTCGAAACCAGTTTGCGAAGATGTGCGGTCTTGTTGATGAGCCTGTCGACCAAGGCGGCCACGATCGTGATGTCGCGACTGACGACGGCTCAGGTCGAAGCGATCAGCCTGGAGATCGCGCGGATGGAATCGGTCGGCGGGGCCGAGCAAGAAGATGTGATGCATGAGTTCATGGGAACCAAAACGAGTGCCCTGAACGTCAGCTGTGGCGGCTTGAACCTCGCCAAAGAATTGATTCGCCAAGCGATGGGAAACGATGCCGATCCGGTGATTCAACGGATCGAACAATCGATCGAACAGAAACCGTTCGCCTTTGTCCGCCGGATCGAACCTCGGAATCTGATCCAATTTGTCCAGGACGAACATCCGCAGACGATCGCGCTGATCTTGAGCCATCTGCCTGAAGGCTATTGCGCCGAGGTCTTGTCGGGGCTGGATCCCGAGAAGCAATTGGAAGTGATCCAACGGATCGCGGTGGTGGGAAGCGCCGACACGCTGGCGATGGCCGATCTCGAACGCGGGCTGGAAATGCGGTTGGCCAGTTTGGTTAACGGAACCAACCTGCATGTCGGTGGCGTCGAGCACGTGGCGGGGATCTTGAATGTCTCCGAACGCTCCGTCGAACGGACGATTATGGAAGCCCTGGCCGAGGAGGAGCCCGAACTGGTCGACGAGATCCGGCACTTGATGTTCGTCTTCGAAGATATCGCCAAGATGGGAGACAAGGATATCCAATCGCTGTTGAAGAACGTCGAAGCGAGCAAGTGGGCCTGTGCGTTGAAGGGTTGCAGCGAGCCGTTGGTCAACAAGGTGATGAAGAACATGAGTTCCCGCGCCGCCGACAATCTCCGCGAAGAGATGGGCTTCCTCGGTGCTGTCCGCGTCTCCGATGTCGAAGCGGCTCAGCAGGGGATCGTCGACATGGTCCGCACGCTCGAAGACGCCGGCGAGATCTCGCGTCCGACCGGCGAAGAGGAGGAGGAGTTTGTCAGTTAG
- a CDS encoding leucine-rich repeat domain-containing protein has protein sequence MSHAHLPAARFSIPSWPAWVQMIVACFAGSLAGGYMAAKVAVSRSDESIRQQMEMRSIDRFVSLGGEVLRDGEQLSPIGMPVLRGLGFYTIKSANDVRQAILFGGMLPGISQLHFAPFGVNRVGAGVTDGDVLRFANRNFKNIEYLDLSNCRIEDASVIQPMVNLKRLRLANNPLTKNGVESLSLLDSVVELWIGWPDRTLSPDSMYRGAELRKTLVQALTEMDKLQKVHLYDDLQLTQSEKNQLGKFEVVKAYMN, from the coding sequence ATGTCTCATGCTCACCTGCCCGCTGCACGTTTCTCCATCCCTTCCTGGCCCGCCTGGGTTCAGATGATTGTCGCCTGCTTCGCGGGTTCGCTGGCGGGGGGGTACATGGCTGCAAAGGTCGCCGTATCGCGCAGTGACGAATCGATTCGTCAACAGATGGAGATGCGGTCGATCGATCGTTTCGTTTCGTTGGGAGGAGAAGTGCTTCGCGATGGCGAGCAATTGAGTCCGATTGGAATGCCCGTTTTGCGAGGGCTTGGGTTCTACACGATCAAATCCGCAAACGATGTCCGTCAGGCGATCTTGTTCGGCGGCATGCTGCCGGGGATTTCGCAGCTGCACTTTGCCCCCTTTGGGGTCAATCGTGTGGGGGCTGGGGTCACCGATGGGGATGTCTTACGTTTCGCCAACCGCAACTTCAAGAACATCGAATACCTGGACCTTTCCAATTGCCGCATCGAGGACGCTTCGGTAATCCAGCCGATGGTCAATCTGAAACGCTTGCGGCTGGCCAACAATCCGCTGACGAAAAATGGCGTCGAATCGCTGAGTCTGCTTGATTCGGTGGTCGAACTGTGGATCGGCTGGCCCGACCGAACGCTGAGTCCTGACAGTATGTACCGCGGGGCGGAGTTGCGAAAAACACTGGTCCAAGCGTTGACCGAAATGGACAAGCTGCAAAAAGTTCACCTCTACGACGACCTGCAATTGACGCAAAGCGAGAAGAACCAGTTGGGGAAGTTTGAAGTGGTCAAAGCATATATGAATTAG